Within Rothia sp. ZJ932, the genomic segment CTGTTGTAGTCGCGGCGATGTGATGAGTTGTTTCTAAGCTGGGGTCGATAATAATTCGCTTTGTTTCAAGATAAACCTTGTATCCCATATCGACGTCTTCCCAACCGTAGAGTCGATAATCCTCATCGTATCCTCCAACTTTTTCAAAGAGTTCTTTCGTCATCGAGACGTTTCCGGCCCAGTAACGCCACCCTTCATCTGACAGGGTTCTGTATGCGGCTTCTTTGAATTTCTTGTTACGAGCATTACCGTAGACACGTGAATAGGCAGTTTCTGGAAATTTATTATCGTAAATACCTATCACCCCAACTCGCCCATCATTATCCTTGTGGTGAGATATATGGCGGGCAACGTATTCAGGTGACGGCTGGAGGTCATCATCACATCTGATGAGGATCTCCGCATCGGCTGAATTATGACCGGCATTGAGAGCTGCTACACGGCCTTTATTCTCTGGGAAAACAATCATTGAAAGGTTGAGGCTACCTTCATCTATATACTCTTGGATAACGGCTTTAGAGTAATCGATGTCACCATCTACCACAACGATTACTTGGAAGTCTTTTTCCGTTTGCTGTCTGAGCGCATCCAAGGGGTAGTGAAGTTTCGTAGCACCGCCACGTGTAGGAATAATAACTGCTGCCTTATAAGTCATGTTTCTCTCTAAAATTTCAGATGTTATAGCTAATCGGGCATCGAGTACCAAAACAATTATTATCTCTGATTATCCCTCGATACTCATTACATTTTTATTCTAGTCTCTTTAAGTCCTAGTGGAGTAAACTGTTTAGGTAGAACGAGGGTCAATGAGAGTCTAAAGCAGAGACGAAGCATCAACAGCAGGTGCAGTTCATGATGCCCTCATGTACACCGCTATGGTTGTTGCTGCTATGGTGCGCTCTCCACCCACCCTTTATTTTTGAATTTGCTTGCCGCACTGAAGCAGAACTTCATTTACTCTCTGTTTGCCAGCTTCTGGAGAGAAGCTCTCCCGCCACCGCCACAAGCTCTTCTTGAGAGTTTCCTCCAGCAGAGGAGAAGAGTCTCGTAATTCCTGACTGATGGTTGAAATCATCTGAGCCAGTGTTGCTGGATCTGACTGTGGCGCAATCCAAGGGTAGTCTTCCCCTACTACTTCCGGCAAAGCACCCGCATCCGAAACAATCAGAGGAACGCTAGCGCTCATCGCTTCGGCAGCAACGAGACCAAAAGTTTCATCTACCTCTGAAGGAACAACGAGAAGATCAATAGAACGCATAAAAGAGTCCGGACCGACCCAGCCCAATAGCTCCACAGCTTCGCCCAACTTATCGAGTGATTCTTGTACTCGTTGCTGGCTGGTTTCATCTACAAATTTGGCGGATCCACCAATCACGAGACGATACTGAGTCTCCTCCTGGTTGAGTGCGTATAAGGCCTCTGCCAAAGTATGGGTACCCTTAATCTCGGAGGGACGACCTAAAAACCCAACCCTTATTGGATCAGTAGGTTTACCCTTTGAAGCGGTACTCAGCGTATTCGTCCAGTTATGGAAAACGGTACTGCTTTTGATCTTGCGAGCAGTATGCTGGCTAGGCACCAGAGTTGCTGTCGCTCTGTGCCGCGCAAGCATCACAGCATATTTTTGAGCGCCAACAGGAAGTTGGTGCAGGTGAACAATCCGATTTCGCTGCCCCGCAGTTGCTAAGGAAGGAACTAAGCCATTACACCACAACAGCGCATTCCCACGGTGGCGAGAGTTCCACGCTGCTAATTGTGCCATGTATTGTTTACGGTTAGCGGCGGGTAAAGCGATAACGGGGAACCCCTCATCGCGTGCGGCTTCGAGAAGCTCAGCAGGTTCGGAAGGTGCCACAACTGTTACCTGATACTTCAATGATCGAGCTGCACGCGCGATATTAAGAAGCATTACCTCACCACCACCGATATCGCCGTTATTGGTAGCCAGTACTAGCTCGCTAGAATTCATATACACCCACCCTTAAAATATTGCTCATTTTATCATGTTCCTGCATGGACTAGGCATTGATATAGTCCACCTCAAAAACGCATTCTTTGAGAAAAATACGTAAAGGAAAGATAATACAAGCCCGAGAGTCGATGCACATACTAGAACCATAATATCTGACATACCAATTTTGGACAGTAGAACTCGAACAGGCGGAACAAACAAAAGGTGTGCTAGGTATATGGGC encodes:
- a CDS encoding glycosyltransferase family 2 protein translates to MTYKAAVIIPTRGGATKLHYPLDALRQQTEKDFQVIVVVDGDIDYSKAVIQEYIDEGSLNLSMIVFPENKGRVAALNAGHNSADAEILIRCDDDLQPSPEYVARHISHHKDNDGRVGVIGIYDNKFPETAYSRVYGNARNKKFKEAAYRTLSDEGWRYWAGNVSMTKELFEKVGGYDEDYRLYGWEDVDMGYKVYLETKRIIIDPSLETTHHIAATTTAGRARRALYSGSARNIFLAKHGENALPPLRPTGMWGLAVRTFARIQTEFTIKIMGETADKIIDKLPFYAGEKIVSLIVESAGYAGSRYPHRARKKF
- a CDS encoding glycosyltransferase family 4 protein, which translates into the protein MNSSELVLATNNGDIGGGEVMLLNIARAARSLKYQVTVVAPSEPAELLEAARDEGFPVIALPAANRKQYMAQLAAWNSRHRGNALLWCNGLVPSLATAGQRNRIVHLHQLPVGAQKYAVMLARHRATATLVPSQHTARKIKSSTVFHNWTNTLSTASKGKPTDPIRVGFLGRPSEIKGTHTLAEALYALNQEETQYRLVIGGSAKFVDETSQQRVQESLDKLGEAVELLGWVGPDSFMRSIDLLVVPSEVDETFGLVAAEAMSASVPLIVSDAGALPEVVGEDYPWIAPQSDPATLAQMISTISQELRDSSPLLEETLKKSLWRWRESFSPEAGKQRVNEVLLQCGKQIQK